The genomic interval ATTTCCATAATTGAAAACAGTAGATGACTGAATCTGAGACTGATATTCGTCTTGATGATCATAATTCTCATCTGAATGCGGCAACAATAATTTTCCGAACAACTCTTTCTCCCAAATAGAATCAGAATAGTCATCATGTGGAGAACGAGAGGTGTCTTTGATCTTGCAGATAACCCATTCTTGGAACGTGTCTCCGGGAAGACGATACTCATGCATTAACCACCTAGTTTTGGTGGCATCCTTTCGACATTTTTTCTCATCCTTGAACTCAAAAAAGTTAAGGGTGCTGACGAACCCTATTTCCTTTTGCTGCTCATCAAGGATAGGCTTCTCAGCGGTTGAAGACCTCCAATATCCACCACTGTCTCCAACTCCTAACGTTTCGTCGTAATGATGACTTTCAAGAATCCTTCTTGGTCGTTTTCCATTTGCATTCTTCTTGGAAATCCTCTGACGGTGGGTGAAGATGAATCGCTGGTTGCTTTTCAAGAAGGGAAGACCATTCCCGTTGTTAACATCGAAAAAGACACTTGGTTTGGTGGAATAGATGTCTTCAAAACCAATCACGTACTGCAAATCACCTAAACTGCTCATTGATTCACCAGAAATCAACATGGGGAGATAGTGGGAAACGATGTCTCGATCAGAAGGATCAAAAACCACGCCTAGGGAATACATTGTGAAGGTTTGATGAGAAGAGTGATAGTGTTTGTCGTTTACTTGATGCTGGAAGTAAGAGTTACAGAAGAGCagtgattttatttatttatataggAAACAAAAGACTGCTTAAGAACAACGccaactttaaaaaaaaaaaagaaattaatcttggatttttttttaaataatttacgCGGCAGGCATGCAGAAGCTTCTGGGATTGGTCTTCGATGAAGAGAGTTTCCTCTTATCTCCCTAAGTTGACTGCTGGCCACGTGGGGTTATTGGTCTTCTCATTCTCAGCTTCCATTCATGAAAGGCAAGCAACGCTTCTTCTTCAGCTCCAGCCAGAAGTCCAACGGGCAACTGTAGCTCCCTGGTTCACCAAGTCAAGCTCATCCTTTGATGGAAAGTTTAGTGGGACTGAGGAATTTAAATTAAGCACCGCCTAGAACCTGCCTGCATGGAAGTACTGCACTCATTACGATAGCTTCCAAGTGATTGCAGgcttaatttttttggttaagGTGACAGGGTTTTTACAGATTTAACTTGGGCACTCTTGATATTAACTAATGCAACTTGATTAGTTGTTAATCCATAACAAATACTTTGCGTTTTGCCCATTATGAGAATAACTCTTTTCTTGAGTTTGTCTGTATTGCAGTATATATGCTACAGCTATGAGCTGATTTCATGTGCTTTTCGTTTTGGGTATGTAGTTAAATGCTGGTTAAAGTTCACACTAATGTTGATTTCACTTAATTAAATGCCTTATTCATGTCTATGTGCGATAGACTTTCCTTGCTCGGAATTGCATATTTGCAATCACTTAGTTCTCAGGGTCAGTATTagcttctttttgtttcaCTACATTTGCCAAATcaaattgtgttaatttaattattccaTTAGCActcataatttttttcctgTATGCATGTTTTAGCTCCACTGTGTAACTGGTGTTCCAAACACAAAGATTTTGCAAGTTTCTTTGGATAAATCATAGGGAATGTAGCAATTGAAACAGTCCAAGGAGCCGCTTTGGATTTTTTCTTCACTCATTCACTGATTGCACAAAAATTGATGGTAAGTTCGCTAAAGCCAAAATGTATGGTATACATAATATCTAGATTAAAGAATATAAAGAAGTGGACAATTTTGAGGTATTGGTTCCTGTACTGTTGCAATCGTGTGTTGTGAATGCTTGCGTGAATATCTTAATTATTCATTTCTTCTGATGCACAGGGAGATGCTGACAAAAAGAGTTGGGCTTCCTTCCAAGAGCGGATAGCAAAGGCCCCTGAACAAGTTTTGAGGTGAGACGGCTTGCTACTGAAACTGGAAAACTTTTTTGACTTCATGTGCACCATATAACAGTTTAACAGAAGCTATCACGATTCCTGGTACTTGTGACTCTGCAAGCGCTTAGGTCATATAAAGTGGCCACATATATATCTTACATTTCCTTCATACAGAGAATGTCAACGTAAATGGAAGCAACATTACATGCCTATCTGCATAAGGTTTTCTTCTAATCATCATGTTTGAGATTGCAGAGAgatgaagttaaaaaaagcaaaattgaaaaaatcaaacaaatagAGGCTGCTGACAGTATTACTACTGGAAgtcatttatttcttttcttcctgcTTTGTTGCCATACATACTACGAAGTACATATCAACAACTTGTTACTGAAATAGACTTGACACAAATTGTCATTCTctgttttctctttctttagcTTTATCCCCTTGGTATTTTCATTGATTCAAAGCCCATGCTTTAACTCACATACTTGATTTCTCATTTTTGAATGGTATTTGCTTCTTTCTTATATTAACAGGTATTGTAGGAGTGCTAGTTCTAAACCGCTGTGGCCCTTGTCAGGTGGTCGCCCATCTAAGGCTGATATTGCAAGATGCAGCTATTATGGTGGTCCCTTATGTTTTGAATTTCAGGTACTTGGTAATCTTACCTTagcaactttttcttctcataGAAGGCCAACCATCTATCATCAAGTTttaaaaaggagagaaaaagcaAAGAGTTAATGATCTTCAACAATCAGTCCATGGAAGGTTTCTTTTTACacatttaatttcatattgTATTTCGTTCCTCCCTGAAATCTCAACTTTCCAACTAAAAGCAATATCTCTATTCTGTGTTCTACTGCAGCTGTTTGTTGatgtttttgtttaattttgtttttcagaTCTTGCCTCAGTTGGTTTATTTCTTTGGTGTGAAGGATGAAGATCATTCTCTTGACTGGGCAACTATCGCGGTGTATACATGTGAAGCCTCTTGTGAAGGTATTGGTTACAAAGAGGAATTTGCTTGGGTACAACTAAGTCCATCAACTAATTTCCCTTGATTATTTGTcttgttccttttcttttctttctattttcttgttttcctcTTTATAATGTTGGGGTTTGGGTTATGTTGAGAGAAAAGTTGTAACTAGTTTTCTTATCATGAGAGAAATTATGCttttttgagcttgagtttcTGTCTTGAGGCATTTTATTTTCGTTCTTTTAAGATGTGCAATTGGTGTTCCAAACAGTATTCCCCCTTTATTGGGAGACAAGATTTTGCATCTTTCTTGGGATAAATCATAGGGAATGCAGAGAATATTTAAATAGTCCAAGGAGCCCTATTGGATTTTATCTTCACTCATTCACTGATATTGAGGGAGACACTATATAATTGAAGTTTAGTCCTGATTGCATAAAAATTGATGGTAAGTTGGCTACAGCCAAATTGTATGgtatatatgatttttagattaaagaatataatAATATCTTCAAAGTTTTGTGTCTTGTATATTTACCCTTGTGTAGTGTTTTAGGCactttgtttatattttggttgaaataaagcactctttatttttaaaatgtaccAAAAAGTTTGAAAGTATATTCAGGATGCATAATAAGTTTGGTTATTATACCATCAAACCAAAGTAATTCCCCCTTGAAAATCCCTTAAGACTGGTTAAGGAAAGATGCACTTGTAATATCCTTGAAACATATGTATCATTGGAGTTTATTCAACAGGATGATGTTACTGTGTAGCCTTAATTTTTGATGCATATGCTTTTAGATAataaaatgagagaaaattatgTCTCATTGAATAAACCTCAATCTTTCTCAGGAATTGACTATCGCTGCCTGTATGGTTTGGAATTGGATTCCCAGGTGGCTTCATCTAGCAGGGAACCCATTCTGCCTCAGAGTTGAGGCAACACACCAAACTTGAAACTATGGCCAGGCTTTATTTTCCCAACTAATACATTGCTGGTACAGACAGAACTATAACTGCAATTTTAATCCTCTGTTGATTAAAAGATTAGCAGGTGATTTTCATGTTAGTATGAATAAAAGAGAGCATTTTCATGTCAATATAAAGTGTCATAAATCATCCTCAACAACTGTTGAAAATAAACCTGTATGGCGGACAAAAAAATATTCGTATGGAATCATGAGGCAAGAGTGGTTAAAGGGCATACAGTCCCCAAATAAAAAGAGTTTTTCCCCTATTTCTTCATTCTcattgaaatgaaattctcGACCAATAGAAATATCCCTCAATTGCACAGCAATGCTCATAGATACAAGGGTATAAATTGCGATCTCCACCTATAATTATTGAACAGGCAACTCCCAcgaaaaagtaataaaaaatcagTTTGTCCTTTTTATTGTGACAGTCAAATTATATACTATTACTATATGTTCCGGAAAAATTAGATcttctttaaagaaaacaagtAAACTTTTTCAAGTATGGGATTAAAAATTGAACTTTTGATTTTGCTATCTCATCACATGCTTGAAATTAGTTAGTTGAATCAATCTGATAACAACACTGCATTATACAAATTATGCTACACTGAATCAAGTTGTAATTTCGATATTCAAACAAGTAGAATcgatttaagaaataaatttaaaatagttgATAATCAATGATAATAACATTCTATtcatttcaatttataaaaaagatttttacaacttgaaagaagaaaacaaaaaaaatcatttctaaataaaaaaacaaaagcaaaattatttccatTGAATCTAGTCGAGTAAGTCCGACAAATAATAGGAATTCATCGTGGCCAATGCCTCATCTACGTCAGCAATCGGATCATTGTCGTTCATTCCCAGTAACTGCTCCATCTCCTTGAAGGGGTAATCAGCAATCTGACTGTCGTCGTTGATCTCCAATAGCTGGTCCACTTCCTTAAAAGGGTCATCATCTTTTGATATTTCCTTCTCATGTGCATACAGTAGTTGATCAACTTCATAACGTGGTAGGTTTCCGTTATTAAAAACGGTGAATGACTGAGTTTGAATCTGATTGTCGTCGTTGATCTCCAATAGCTGGTCCACCTCTTTAAAAGGGTCATCATCTAGTAGCTGATCAACTTCATAACTTGGTAGATTTCCATCATTGAAAACAGTAGATGACTGAATCTGAGACTGATATTCGTCTTGATGATCATGATTCTCATCTGAATGCGGCAACAATAATTTTCCGAACAACTCTTTCTCCCAAATAGAATCAGAATATTCATCATGTGGAGAACGAGAGGTGTCTTTGATCTTGCAGATAACCCATTCTTGGAACGTGTCCCCGGGAAGACGATACTCATGCATTAACCACCTAGTTTTGGTGGCATCCTTTCGACTTTTTTTCGCATCCTCGAACTCAAAAAAGTTAAGGGTTCTGACGAACCCTATTTCCTTTTGCTGCTCATCAAGTATAGGCTTCTCAGCGGTTGAAGATCTCCAATATCCACCACTGTCTCCAACTCCAAGCTTTTCGTCGTAATGATGACTTTCAAGAATCCTTCTAGGTCGTTTTCCATTTGCGTTCTTCTTGGAAATCCTCTGACGGTGGGTAAAGATGAATCGCTGGTTGCTTTTCAAGAAGGGAAGACCATTCCCGTTGTTAACATCAAAAAAGACACTTGGTTTGGTGGAATAGATGTCCGCAAAACCAATCACGTACTGCAAATCACCTAAACTGCTCATTGATTCACCAGAAATCAACATGGGGAGATAGTGGGAAACGATGTCTCGATCAGAAGGATCAAAAACCACGCCTAGGGAATACATTGTGAAGGTTTGATGAGAAGAGTAATACTGTTTTTCGTTTCCTTGATGCTGGAAGTAAGAGTTACAGCAGAGTagtgattttatttatttatataggAAACAAAAGACTGCTTAAGAACAACGccactttaaaaaaaaaaaaaaaaagaaattaatcttggattttttaaaaaaagaattatacGCGGCAGGCATGCAGAAGCTTCGGGGATTGGTCTTGGATTAAGGGAGTGTCCTATTATCTCCCTAAGTTGATTGCTGGCCACGTGGGGTTTATTGGTCTTCTCAGTCTCAGCTTCCATTCATGAAAGGCAAGCAACGCTTTTTCTTCAGCTCCCGCCGGAATATTGCTGGAAAGAAGTCGAACCGGCAACTGCAGCTCCTTGGTTCACCAAGTCAAGCTCATCATTTGGTTTGATGGGGAAAAATTATTCTCCGAATGTAAATTAAGCACCACCTAGAACCTGCCTGCACAATCAGTACTGCCCTCATTACGATGGCTCCCAAGTGATTACAGACTTAATTTGTTTGGTTAAGATGAATGAGAACgtgttttttatttgttatccACAATTCTTTGTTTCGATATTGTAATTTATAAAGACAAAAGTGATCAGCTTATCCAACCGTCCATGGATTTTTGGAAAGCATCTAACCCTGActggattttttttaattgtttattggCATTTTGTGTTTAACTTTGTTGCTTTCAGTtcctaattttaattttgctaGGATTTTTTTTGGCATTTCATTCCTTGAtaattttcaaactaaattgACTAGaaaatcatgtatatatatgtgggTGTGTGTCTATGTTAATAAATTGTATATTATGATTTAGGTACGcgtaattagttttttttttcgtcTATGTTAGttagtattaatttatttatatttaaattatttatatatttaataattagagatgaaatatattaattttaatattataatttataaacacAAAAGTGATAAACTTTCGATTTTTTTAATCTATAATCAAATCAACTAAATAAGTTCGATTCTTGATCAATTTGATTTATCTTTAAACTTAAATAGTATGAtcgatttttcaaaaattatcaattttattcaattttcaattatgacACACCAAATCAATCGAAAACTAATAATTTACTCACCCTTACAAAATTGTATTTATATTCTATCCCATTttagttttcaaattttcatttcttgttCCCTAAAGCAACAAAACGGAATTAGTGCAACATGGAAGGGTTGAAACCCAATTCGTCACTTGCTTGTGTTTTCCCTCGGAGATCAAGCAGACATTTTCTCTTATGTTGTGCAGACCTAGTAATATTTAGTTGGTTCATTCTACTGAAAAGGAAGACACAAAGAacataaaattaccatttttagCATTAACACAATTATTTAAGATAGTAGAAAATAAACAATTGAAGGAGACCAGATAGCTAATTTTTTGTCTGGATAGAGCCGAAAAAGAAGCCTCTAACTAAGACGAAAGCGAGAAGAAAAGATATCAGTATCTCATATGCGATCCACTGAAGGGGAATTTAATTCCCTTATTAGTTATCTGGCAGTAAACCGGTAACTTCTATATGAATCCATCTCTTGGTAAATGATATATTCACCTTATTTAGGTCATTATTGCACCATAAGCTGATTCTATTTTTGACTGGAGGATGCTTGCTTCCTCAGCTGATTGCCAGAGAGACTCACttcaaaactataattttCTTGCGTTTTTCAGCTACATTACAACATAATTTTGGGAGAGAGTGTTTATTTTCAATACTAATCGGCTGAAAGTGAATTACGATCAAAACCTAATGAGATAACTCATACATAATTGGAAAAAGGCAGTACTTATGGAAACCATCAAAAAGGACCAGTTAACCATGTGAAAGAAGCGAAAACGTAAATAATGAAGACGAATACAAACAACAAGTGAACCCGATTGTTTTCCTGCCACTGCTATAGAAACAGCACCATTTAGGTTTTCTATAATTACTATCTAACATCCAGTTACAGAAAGGTCTGACAACTTtcagggaaaaaaaaaaagccaattAAGTGAAGGGATGCAACAACTTGCATTCAAAAACACAGTTCAACTTGGCCAAGCCTGCATAAAATGATATATCATTTGGCAGAAATGTTAATTTGAGATTGTGGCTTTTGTATGCcaacataaaataaatgaagtaAACTGCGACAAAGACAGGCCACTACCTACAAttccttttctcttcatttttcataCTTTTAGAGCAGCTTTGTGAACCATGGTTTCCTTGTGTATTTGATGGCAACTCTTCTCAACAAGATCCAGAAGTTTTTCCAAGTTCACAGACCACGAGTTGAGAATTTCATTGCTATCCTTTGCTACCTGGAAACAGACTATTCCCATTGGTCGGTCAATCTTTGCCACCAGTGCCTTGGACACAACCATTTCAGAAAGATGCTTCTCAGCTTCCTGCATTGCAGGGAATCAGTTCATTAATCATGATGGAAACAGCATGGTAGTCTGTGAATCTTTGTTGTTTTGCATTTCAAATAAAGGCCTACTTAACCACCAACAAGATTTCTCATgaatagagagagaaatgaaagaaaaaaaaaaaaacataagtAAGCAAACCTGGACAGTGAGACACAACAACTCTGCAAGTCTCTTCAAGGTAATCCTTGAGTAGTAATTTGAAACAACAAGGATATTCTGAAAAGCATCAAATAAATTGCCAGTAAGAAACAGATGAATTAACgagtgaaaaaaattgtattaCAGGAGAGTGGCaaatttacatgctcaataatTCTCTGTCTTAAATCTTCAGCAGCTTTGTCAGCCAAAGAGCCTCCAAGCATGTTCTTCTCATTCTCAAACTCATCCCTATAAGAATCCCAAAGGGATGTCCACTGGATAACCTCCATTGTAACTAGCTGTTTCAATAGCAACCTTTGacagaaaattaaacaaatacaGTTATCAGATAACATAACATTTGATAAACAACCTGCCTAGTGCTTGAAATACTCATGAATACTAAATTCACCAAAGACATACTTAAACTTTGGAATCTCAGAAAGATTCTTATCCTCCAATGTGGAATTAAGAAGGCTTGACTGCATTGGATCATGTGGGGCCAGGATTAAGTACCAACAGATTTTTCTCAAGACCTGCAAGTTAAAATATACATGAGAACAGCTCAACAGAACTTGGCAAGGGTATAAATTGAGATGTGCTTTACCGGTATCCACTGGGATGGGTTTTCCCTGATGGACGGAATCTCGTATATTGCCTTATAGCAACGGCAAATTTCAAGGTAGTCATTGTTATGGAAGTAATACCTacagagaaaatgaaaactcATTAGTAAGATAAATCCACCTACGTAGCAACAGAGAAGATGACTTTCAAGAACTTTGCTGTCTGTTGGGTCTTTACAGCTAAATGGAGATGGTTAATATTTTCTCGTTACTTGCTTAGTTACAATGGTAAAGACTATTCAACTACAAAAGCCAAAACAAACACAAGGATTCTCAGTCTTACATCCAATAACAGACAAATCCTTCTTTGCTTTCAAGACAAACTAGGCTCTGTTCCTCAAATTTATCTCCAGAATTTAGTTTCCAAGAAAGATATAGATCTCTAGCCCAAAAACAATAGAAGATATTTTTTTCCTCATCTTGTAACATATGGATCAAACCTTCCAGCATGTAACATATCTGAAATAAAAACCACAACACTCTTTACAGAAAGAAAACATTTCCCATACACTTTTTTACAGATATCATCTTTGAAAGAAATGCCACATTAAGCAATCTAACTTGAGGTCCTTTATATTAGCAACTCATATCAGTTTGTGTAGGTCGATTCTGAATGAAATCCTTTTGTGCatatttttatcatcaaaATCCTTACAAGCTTTGGACAGGAGAGATTTCCAACACAACCAAACCACAAATTCCAATTACTCTAATCAAACCAAGCTCAGGCATTGTTCCTTATTTTATCTCCAGGGTTAAGTTTCCAAGTGAGATATAGATCTCTAGCCCAAAATAATATAACTCATCTTGTAAAGTAAGAACCAACCTTCCACCATCCAATACATCGGAAATAAAAATCGTCTGAAAGAAAACATTCACATGCACTCTTTTACAGAAACCATCTTTGAAAGAAATGCCACATTAAACAACCTAACTTGAAGCTCTTTCAAGTAGCAACTCATATCAGTTTGCACGAACAGGTTCTGAATGAATGTCCTTTTGTGTATCATTTATCATCAGGATCCTTACAAGCTTTAGAAGAAAGATGCATGTGACTTAATTGAGATCCACTCATACATTCATCTTAAATGAAAGATCAAATTTCCAACACaaacacaaaattcaaattaatctaatcAAACCAAGCTCGGGCTCAAGATAGATAAAACTTGTTTCCATCAACTTGGAGGTATGTTGAATATACAATAAGTCAACAATACATAATAACCAAGTTGAGAATAGAGTTTCCACAGAGCAATGTCTTTTTCTAAATCAAAAAACACGGATTTCCCAAACCCCACCTTCAACCCCCCTCTTctttaaaagagaaaagaataagggATCTTCACAGTAATGACCAAGTTGTGAGGTCATGTTCAGAAAGTATacatattttgatatttgtgAGACTAGCTGGCCACAGATAATTTACATAAAATGATGTCATTCCAAGAGAACGATATAAATCGTATTCAAGCACCCCTAAACCTCATAATAATTATCAAACTCATTACATGGTCACAAAAGAGTTAATGAACAAACCATGGAAGTTACGGAGAAAAGGCAGGCAAATACCTTATCATTAGTTCATAGTAGATTCGCTTCAACTCCAATAGTGATGGAATATCAGCAGGAGGCTCCTCCACAACATTATCACCTTCCTTgggtttcttcttttccttggAGGTATCAGCATCAAATACTCTAGGGCTAATCTTCCTTGAAAGAATTTGAGCACGAACATAATCCTGTCGATCTAAGCAGAGGCGAACCTGCAAAGGTTAATTATTGACAAGTTGGCACAATTATTATTGGAATCTTATCTAAAAGATccaatatttttgaaaataacgGCGGTGATAAAAATAAGTTGCCCATACCTGTTCTAGAATGAAGGCAATTTTCTCAGTTTTAGCCATTGCACCAAAAGTTTCAACCTGCAGTTCAAACCAGTCAAATATGAGCAAAAGGGGAAATATGCAGAGATTCATAGAAGCAATCGACATATTATACAGAATACTTACTGCAACTTCCTGCATTAGATCTGCAGCTTCAGCAATAAGGCCTTGTTCTTCTTTAATCTTTGCAAGTTTCTTGATCAATCTCGCTCTCTCAATTTCAACATAAATCTACAGCAGGAAGAAGTTCATTAGACAAGACATTACAACAATAAACAGTTTACATCACATAACCACAAAACTTAACAGCACATATTCACCTTTCCAGCAGACACACTGTTCAAGGTCTTGATGAGCTCTATACGGGTTTCAAGATCTG from Theobroma cacao cultivar B97-61/B2 chromosome 5, Criollo_cocoa_genome_V2, whole genome shotgun sequence carries:
- the LOC18599344 gene encoding 26S proteasome non-ATPase regulatory subunit 12 homolog A, whose amino-acid sequence is MDGNKGNLEAAIEQLLNVEKQMRFAGDVAETKKAVTDILQLCFEAKDWKSLNEQIVNLSKKRGQLKQAVTAMVQQAMQYIDETPDLETRIELIKTLNSVSAGKIYVEIERARLIKKLAKIKEEQGLIAEAADLMQEVAVETFGAMAKTEKIAFILEQVRLCLDRQDYVRAQILSRKISPRVFDADTSKEKKKPKEGDNVVEEPPADIPSLLELKRIYYELMIRYYFHNNDYLEICRCYKAIYEIPSIRENPSQWIPVLRKICWYLILAPHDPMQSSLLNSTLEDKNLSEIPKFKLLLKQLVTMEVIQWTSLWDSYRDEFENEKNMLGGSLADKAAEDLRQRIIEHNILVVSNYYSRITLKRLAELLCLTVQEAEKHLSEMVVSKALVAKIDRPMGIVCFQVAKDSNEILNSWSVNLEKLLDLVEKSCHQIHKETMVHKAALKV
- the LOC108662002 gene encoding NAC domain-containing protein 67-like, with translation MYSLGVVFDPSDRDIVSHYLPMLISGESMSSLGDLQYVIGFADIYSTKPSVFFDVNNGNGLPFLKSNQRFIFTHRQRISKKNANGKRPRRILESHHYDEKLGVGDSGGYWRSSTAEKPILDEQQKEIGFVRTLNFFEFEDAKKSRKDATKTRWLMHEYRLPGDTFQEWVICKIKDTSRSPHDEYSDSIWEKELFGKLLLPHSDENHDHQDEYQSQIQSSTVFNDGNLPSYEVDQLLDDDPFKEVDQLLEINDDNQIQTQSFTVFNNGNLPRYEVDQLLYAHEKEISKDDDPFKEVDQLLEINDDSQIADYPFKEMEQLLGMNDNDPIADVDEALATMNSYYLSDLLD